TGCCTGAAGATATATCCAAAATGATACACGCACACCCAACACTCTCCGAAGGTATTATGGAGGCATTTAGAGGAATAGAAGGTTGGGCAATTCACATTTAATCTGCAATTTTAAAATGACGTCTACAATTTTTGTAGACGTCATTTTATTATCAAAACATTTCTTTTGTCAGCTTTCTTTGGAAAGAGACCCTTTTTTGTACATTTTTATTTTCCCTTATTGTTTTAATCTTCGATTCATCCATATGAAAATATAAATAAATAAATTTATTATTAGGTATAACAAAAACAATTCGTATATTAAATATTTATTTGTTGTAGAATCAATTTTCAAAATGAAATTCAAAAAAATAAATCCCAAAGAAAAGAGAGATATAGCTATTGTACTCTTATATATTGAAATAATAAAATAACTTATTAAAATTAAAAATATTACGTATAATGATAAAATTTTCGTAACTCCAAATATTGTGAATTCAAAAAATAGGCCAGTAACAATTAATACAATTCCTAGTAAAATTCAAGTAAAATTACAATCAATTTTTCTTTTCTTAAATTTAATAAATTTATATAATTATTTTATCACCTGATATATTTTTATGGTTAAATTTTTATTTAATGTATTGATGCAATTTTATATTCTTGCTATTATTTGATGTTAATGATTAATTGGTTTTATGCTATTTGATTAATTCCAGTAACCTTTCTTCATTTTCCTTTGTTGTTTTTTTGAGTATTTCCTCTGTTTTTTTGTCTGCCACTACTTTTCCTTTTTTTAACACTATTATCCTGTCTGTCTTTTCTATTTCACTTACCTCATGACTGGCTAAGATTATCGTTTTCCCTTTTTGCGATAATTCTTCCATTATTTCGTATATTTTTATCTTTGTTTCTATATCTACACCATTTGTTGGTTCATCCAGTAAATATATTTCCGCTTCTTTTATTAATGCCCTTGCTAAATTCAATCTCCTCTTCATTCCTGTTGATGCTTCCATGTATTTGATTTTTCTGTTTTCGTATAGCCCCATCTCTTTTAATCCTTTTTCCACTTTCTTTTTTAATTCTTTTCCTGTTATATTGTTTAACATCCCAAAAAATTTGAGATTCTCTTCTAAACTTAATCGGTAATAGAATGACCGTTCATTTGCTGTTGATATTGTTATCATTTTTTTTATCTTTTTTTCTTCTTTTTGTGTGTCATATCCTTTTATTTTTATTTTTCCTCTATCTGGTATTATAAACATTCCTATTGTTTTTATTAATGTTGTTTTTCCTGCTCCATTTGGTCCAAAGATTGTTACTTTTTCTCCTTTGTTTATTGTAAGATTTATATTTTCCAGTGCTTTTATTTTGTTTTTATATATTTTTGTCAAATTTGTTATTTCTATTATATTTTCCATTTTATCATTTCCTTTTCTGTTTTTAATATTGTGAAATTGTTCCATATTTTCTTGCTTTATCAAAACTGTTTTTAAACCAATATATTCCTATTGGTAATATTATTGCTGTCATTATTA
This portion of the Marinitoga sp. 1197 genome encodes:
- a CDS encoding ABC transporter ATP-binding protein; protein product: MENIIEITNLTKIYKNKIKALENINLTINKGEKVTIFGPNGAGKTTLIKTIGMFIIPDRGKIKIKGYDTQKEEKKIKKMITISTANERSFYYRLSLEENLKFFGMLNNITGKELKKKVEKGLKEMGLYENRKIKYMEASTGMKRRLNLARALIKEAEIYLLDEPTNGVDIETKIKIYEIMEELSQKGKTIILASHEVSEIEKTDRIIVLKKGKVVADKKTEEILKKTTKENEERLLELIK